The sequence GGGCGTCCCCGAAGCGCTGTTTGACGTCGGCCAGCTCCTCCCGCACGAGACCCATCACCTTGCGCTCGTCGCGCAGGATGTCCTCGTAGTGGGCGATCGCCTTGATGACCTCCTTGTACTCCTGGTCCAACTTCTCGCGCTCGAGTTGCGTGAGCCGCTGCAGCCGCAACTCGAGGATCGCGTCCGCCTGGATCTCGCTCAGCTTGAACTGTTTCATCAGGCCGGCCCGCGCCGCTGGCACGTCCTTGGCCTTGCGGATCAGCGCGATCACCTCGTCGAGGAACTTCACCGCGATCTTGAGCCCTTCCAGGATGTGCGCCCGTGCCTTCGCCTTCTTGAGCTCGAACTCCGTCCGGCGAATGACCACGACCTTCCGGTGGTCGAGGTAGTGCTGGAGCATTTGCCGCAGCGTCAGCACGCGCGGCACGCCGTCGACCAGGGCCAGCATGATCGCCCCGAACGTCGTCTGCATCTGGGTGTGCTTGAACAGTTGGTTTTGGACGATCTGGGGATTCACGTCACGGCGCAGCTCGATCACGATCCGCATGCCGCGCCGGTCGCTTTCGTCCCGGAGGTCGCTCACGCCGTTCAGCTTCTTGTCGCGCACGAGCTGCGCGATCCGCTCGATCAACGCGGCTTTGTTCACCATGTACGGCAGCTCGGTGACGATGATCGCCACCCGGCCGCCGCGGATCTCTTCGATGGTGGACTTGGCCCGCACGGTGATGCTGCCGCGACCCTCGGTGTACGCGGCGTGGATGCCGTCGCGGCCGAGGATCAGCCCGCCGGTCGGGAAGTCCGGACCCTTGACGATCTTGAGCAGCGCCTCCGCCTCGATCTTCGGGTCGTCGATCATCGCGGTGAGCGCGTCGGCGAGCTCGCCGAGGTTCTGCGGCGGGATGTTGGTCGCCATCCCGACCGCGATCCCCGTCGCGCCGTTCATCAGCAGATTGGGCACGCGGCTCGGCAGGACGACCGGCTCTTCGAGCGACTGGTCGAAGTTCGGCGCGAACGCGACGGTTTCTCGATCGATGTCGGCGAGCAGCTCGAGCGCCATCCGGGACAGCCGCGCCTCGGTGTAGCGCATCGCCCCGGGCGGATCACCGTCGACGCTGCCGAAGTTCCCCTGCCCGTCGATCAACGGGTAGCGGAAGCTGAAGTCCTGCGCCATCCGGACGAGCGCCTCGTACACCGGGGCATCCCCGTGGGGATGGTAGCGGCCCATGACGTCGCCGACGACGCGCGCGCACTTCTTGTACGCGCGGTCGGGCGCCAGCCCCATCTCGGACGCCCCGTAGAGGATCCGGCGTTGCACGGGCTTGAGGCCGTCGCGCACGTCCGGCAGCGCCCGGCTTACGATCACGGACATCGCGTAGTCGAGATACGACGTCCGCATCTCGTCGTAGATCGGTTGCGTGATGATCTTCTCGTCGGCTGCCATCGGTCTCCTCAGACTGAGCTACACGTCGGCGTCGGGGCCGGAGCGGAGAAGGCGGCCCGGACCCGCATCGCGCCGGGCGAACCGCCCGGCGTTAGATGTCGAGGTTCCGGACTTCCTTGGCGTACTTCTGGATGAACTGGCGCCTCGGCTCCACCTCGTCGCCCATGAGCGTCTTGAACAACTGATCCACGACATCCACACCGCCGTCCCCGTTCGCGCCGTTCGCGGTGAGCTCGACCTGCAGCAGCGTCCGGGTTTCCGGGTTCATCGTCGTTTCCCAGAGCTGCTCGGGGTTCATCTCGGCGAGCCCCTTGTATCGCTGGATCTCGAACGACAGGTTCTGCTTGCTCAGGTCGGCCGTGATCTCGTCGCGCGCGGCGTCGGTGTAGGCGTAGTGCGGCGTCTTCCCCGCCTTGATCAAGTACAGCGGCGGCTGCGCGATGTACACCTTGCCGCGCTCGATGAGCTGAGGCATGTAGCGGTACAGAAACGTCAGGAGCAGCGTGCGGATGTGGGCTCCGTCCACGTCGGCGTCCGCCATCAGAATGATCCGGTCGTA is a genomic window of bacterium containing:
- the gyrA gene encoding DNA gyrase subunit A, translated to MAADEKIITQPIYDEMRTSYLDYAMSVIVSRALPDVRDGLKPVQRRILYGASEMGLAPDRAYKKCARVVGDVMGRYHPHGDAPVYEALVRMAQDFSFRYPLIDGQGNFGSVDGDPPGAMRYTEARLSRMALELLADIDRETVAFAPNFDQSLEEPVVLPSRVPNLLMNGATGIAVGMATNIPPQNLGELADALTAMIDDPKIEAEALLKIVKGPDFPTGGLILGRDGIHAAYTEGRGSITVRAKSTIEEIRGGRVAIIVTELPYMVNKAALIERIAQLVRDKKLNGVSDLRDESDRRGMRIVIELRRDVNPQIVQNQLFKHTQMQTTFGAIMLALVDGVPRVLTLRQMLQHYLDHRKVVVIRRTEFELKKAKARAHILEGLKIAVKFLDEVIALIRKAKDVPAARAGLMKQFKLSEIQADAILELRLQRLTQLEREKLDQEYKEVIKAIAHYEDILRDERKVMGLVREELADVKQRFGDARRTRITGKDAELEEEDLIPDADVVVTLTHNGYIKRLPLDTYRRQSRGGRGVMGMETKEEDYVELVQVTTNHAFLLFFTNRGKVYRVKAYDVPEAGRTAKGISLVNLLNLAQAERVNAIIPIRSFEDTGYLFFATSRGYVKRTGLMEFLNAKRGGIVAITLDKGDELVGVHLTDGKQEIFLASRRGQAIRFKEANVREMGRQAHGVIGMRLRSDDVVVGMARSGDGEELLTVTELGLGKRTPLGQYRLQSRGGSGIKNIRLTAKTGAVVAIRAIREDTEVLVITARGIISRLSVKEISTQGRAAQGVRLKRLDEGDRVSAIAPIVARDEGGDA